In Saprospiraceae bacterium, a genomic segment contains:
- a CDS encoding T9SS type A sorting domain-containing protein translates to MIQFSKNFMFFCFLLIFQSIQLFGACEIFELQLTKSDCNASKKFFVKINFRYQDVSNCFTVTGNGINYGSFEYSKLPIIIDGLDGNCLTDYEFVVKDCHNNDCHAAFHLGKVCCEANCEISEPMLDRTSCDSNRKFYAFLNFKYKNTSACFNVFVNNHLSGTYKYAQLPVKLGPFEGDCQTARLFQIVDCDKELCNTKIEMEKVCCETICKISNLKIERSPCDSDQKFYAFLTFNSQNTSDSFYIKVNGTNMGKFKYGSPSYKFGPLKADCRTKYGILIQDHIKLDCKTDTLWGPVCCDTMAEPCKLYELNVERSHCDSNGQFFVHINFQHQSTSSCFKISGNGHQYGEFKYTQLPIKLGPFNGDCKTEYEFVIADCEKPDCKLIKELGKICCDLGTEPCKLYELRYDIVKCKDPHFFTLFLNFNHQNTSDCFRVKINGNPHGTFSYNQLPVRIDSLLADCRTEYKIVIQDCKETPCALEKSIGAVCCDNMNKECKIRDVQLERTECDADNQFYVFLKVSAENTSECFKVRGNGQLYGEFKYANSPIKLGPFKGDCQTNYEFVIIDCLKDECKFEKLLGKVCCDQNCEINNLKVERTPCNSDNTFYAVLNFNYTGTSECFKVLGNGKNYGLFRYSQLPLKIGPLPADCNTPYEFVVFDCHANECKADVELGKVCCDSIDHELFNYEMARTDCDPDSMFKLNIKFQYRHVSDSFHLYINGHPGGTFAYAKLPITTSPLKADCHTIYTIKIVDQKDTSINLTRYLERPCCKPNIEPCKIFEVKASPLNCTGPGQYSLQLDFKYSGVTNKYFEVFDGSGPIGFYPFANLPITIFDFKKSGRTFDFVKICENDNARCCSVIEFRSIECLEPGTSKFNIKNVLINNRSKSILLFSDTEFPKDLEFEFFNMEGKSIEIKVKSLGLYELEFPLDQLSTDLYFIRIKSKEESKVYKFFHLN, encoded by the coding sequence ATGATCCAATTTTCCAAAAACTTCATGTTTTTCTGTTTTTTGCTCATTTTTCAAAGTATCCAGCTTTTTGGAGCCTGTGAAATCTTTGAATTGCAATTGACAAAATCGGATTGTAATGCTTCGAAAAAGTTCTTTGTTAAAATTAATTTTAGATACCAGGATGTAAGCAATTGCTTCACCGTTACCGGAAATGGCATAAATTATGGAAGTTTTGAGTATTCAAAATTACCTATTATCATTGACGGCCTAGACGGTAACTGTCTTACAGATTATGAATTTGTAGTAAAAGATTGTCACAACAATGATTGTCATGCGGCTTTCCATCTTGGCAAAGTTTGCTGTGAGGCCAATTGTGAAATTTCAGAACCAATGCTTGACAGAACAAGTTGTGATTCGAATCGTAAATTTTATGCCTTTCTCAATTTTAAATATAAAAACACATCGGCCTGTTTCAATGTGTTTGTAAATAATCATCTTTCAGGAACGTATAAATACGCTCAATTACCTGTAAAATTAGGCCCTTTCGAAGGGGATTGCCAAACGGCTCGGTTGTTTCAAATAGTTGACTGTGATAAAGAATTATGCAACACCAAAATAGAAATGGAAAAGGTCTGTTGCGAAACAATTTGTAAAATATCGAATCTAAAAATTGAAAGAAGTCCATGCGATTCCGATCAAAAATTCTATGCATTCCTAACATTTAATAGTCAAAATACATCAGATAGTTTTTACATTAAAGTCAATGGAACCAACATGGGTAAATTCAAATATGGAAGCCCAAGTTACAAATTCGGTCCACTAAAAGCAGACTGCCGAACCAAATATGGAATTCTCATCCAGGACCATATTAAACTAGATTGTAAAACAGATACATTATGGGGCCCTGTTTGTTGTGATACCATGGCAGAGCCGTGTAAACTATATGAATTAAATGTTGAAAGATCTCATTGCGACAGCAATGGACAGTTTTTTGTACATATCAATTTTCAACATCAATCAACTTCATCCTGTTTTAAAATCAGCGGTAACGGGCATCAATATGGTGAATTCAAGTACACTCAATTACCTATCAAACTCGGCCCTTTCAATGGCGATTGCAAAACTGAATACGAATTTGTCATCGCAGATTGTGAAAAACCCGATTGCAAACTCATTAAGGAATTAGGCAAAATATGTTGTGACTTAGGAACAGAACCCTGCAAATTGTACGAATTGCGTTACGATATTGTAAAATGCAAAGACCCACATTTTTTTACCTTATTTCTCAATTTTAATCATCAAAATACATCTGATTGTTTTAGGGTTAAAATCAACGGAAATCCTCATGGCACCTTTAGCTATAATCAATTGCCTGTAAGGATTGATTCGCTTTTGGCAGATTGCCGTACGGAATATAAAATTGTCATTCAGGATTGTAAAGAAACTCCTTGCGCACTTGAAAAAAGTATCGGAGCCGTTTGCTGCGATAACATGAATAAAGAATGTAAAATTCGCGATGTACAATTAGAACGTACTGAATGTGATGCAGACAATCAATTTTATGTATTTCTAAAAGTCAGCGCAGAAAATACCTCAGAATGTTTCAAAGTCAGAGGAAACGGGCAACTTTACGGTGAATTTAAATATGCGAATTCTCCAATAAAATTAGGACCATTCAAAGGCGATTGTCAAACGAACTATGAATTTGTCATTATTGATTGTCTCAAAGACGAATGCAAATTTGAAAAACTTCTTGGTAAAGTTTGTTGTGATCAGAATTGTGAAATCAACAATCTTAAAGTAGAAAGAACACCATGCAATTCTGATAATACCTTTTATGCAGTCCTCAATTTCAATTACACGGGGACCTCAGAATGCTTTAAAGTATTGGGCAATGGCAAAAATTATGGCCTCTTCAGATACAGCCAATTGCCTTTAAAAATAGGTCCATTACCTGCCGATTGTAACACCCCATATGAATTTGTAGTTTTCGATTGCCATGCAAATGAATGTAAAGCAGATGTGGAACTTGGAAAGGTTTGTTGCGATTCTATCGATCATGAATTATTCAATTACGAAATGGCGCGTACAGATTGCGATCCCGATTCTATGTTTAAATTGAATATTAAATTCCAATACAGACATGTCTCAGATTCATTTCACTTATACATTAACGGACATCCTGGTGGCACTTTTGCTTATGCAAAACTTCCAATTACGACAAGTCCTTTAAAAGCAGATTGTCACACCATTTACACGATTAAAATTGTAGATCAAAAAGATACTAGTATCAATTTAACAAGATACCTAGAAAGGCCTTGTTGCAAACCCAATATTGAGCCTTGTAAAATATTTGAAGTAAAAGCAAGTCCTTTAAATTGTACCGGACCAGGTCAATATTCTTTACAACTTGATTTTAAATACAGTGGTGTTACCAATAAATACTTTGAAGTATTTGATGGATCAGGCCCGATAGGCTTTTATCCATTTGCAAATTTGCCCATTACCATATTCGATTTTAAAAAATCAGGTAGAACTTTTGATTTTGTAAAAATCTGCGAAAATGACAATGCACGTTGTTGCTCCGTAATTGAATTCAGGTCAATTGAATGTTTGGAGCCTGGAACTTCTAAGTTTAACATTAAAAATGTACTTATTAATAACAGAAGCAAATCCATACTCTTGTTTTCTGATACTGAATTTCCAAAAGATCTAGAATTTGAGTTCTTCAATATGGAAGGAAAGAGTATAGAAATCAAGGTTAAATCTTTAGGTCTGTATGAGTTGGAATTTCCTTTGGATCAACTAAGTACGGATTTATATTTCATACGCATCAAAAGCAAAGAAGAAAGTAAAGTTTATAAATTCTTCCATTTGAATTAA